Part of the Sorghum bicolor cultivar BTx623 chromosome 1, Sorghum_bicolor_NCBIv3, whole genome shotgun sequence genome, gccggcgagtcacagggagccccagccgcccgagggttacgtggtgtcgtttgccaagttccaccgccacggcctgggtgctcccccgagtcgcttcatgcgggccctctgcttccactacggggtggagctccagcacttctccccgaacgccatcaccgtcgcggcggtcttcgccgccgtgtgtgagggctacttggggatgatgccgcactgggagctgtggctccatctctacaggggcgagctcttcaacgcccccactgggaccaccggcgtgaggaaacctgtgcgggcgggttgcctcaatctcgtgctgaagacggggaagtcggagaggccgcgcgagtacatcccggtgggactgtcgactaaccacgccggctgggactcccaatggttctacctgaggaacgacgacgacctgctGCCCGCCTATACCGGGCGTTTGATCACGGAGCGACCGGAgaattggacgtacggcgtcgtccaagttcaccaatctcggctcgaccccctcctcgacgtcatgaagaagctgcgttcggagggcttgaccgccgccctcgttctctcggctgttcatcaccggagagttctccctttgatgtctcggccgttgaggatggatgagatgggccccggcgttccatctcgggacctcgaggcgtgccggatgtccaacgaggctccggcggatgacgaagtcgcggcccgggtcagggccgcaattgccggcgattttcagccggagcgtgttaacggcttccccatgaggccagatgcCGGCTCGATAGacctggtatgttttcttcttgcgcgcaaccTCGATCCTGGGTTTCTTTTCTTCCcttctccttttcttttctaagtctgccttcattttgacagggacggatcgacgtccggtcctcgaggcctccggtaaaggaggacgaggccgatcgtgacaaacggcgccaatccgccgaaaagctaaagtccgccaaggactctgccaagaagggggagaagaagaagaacctcgaccgtcaagcgttagaggcgcgtcgggccaaatccaggcagaggggggagcctgaggaagaatcccccaacgatgatgatgacgacgacgacgacagcgatgattccgaggggatggcgtcgcgtctcgaccggatcctcgagggcccgtctcgaggcgacgtcgacgccccccggacggagatgTCAAGGGAGGTTCCGAGTGGATCTCAtcgcccccgggccgacacaCCTCCTGCGCCCAAGACGGGtcgagacgcaccgcgccctcccccggcacCCAGAGAGAGCGGtcaggctaggccccaggcgaaggggccactgactcgcggtcgcgccgcggcctccgagaaaggagaggccggccgcaggagcgccagtcctggTGCCCGTCAGGCGGGAACCGACGCGCCTAGGccggcgcctgccctcgagggaccTAGAGACctaacgcggggtggctcgaggcccgctagtcggggcggcgggaggcgagctgttctccctgtggggtaagccctttcgATGTTGTGGCTTCCGTTTTCCTGTCCCTCTGCCGATCTTTTCTCATAtaccgatcttttctcaggctaaagcggaccctcgagcaggcccagccatccatggcaaagaggttcaaaacgggcgccgcctcctaggaaccaggttcgtagtttatttctgggccttgcgatgttcttgtgtcggttattataacgtctgacctttttaccctttgttttgtaggctcctccagttcccaacctccagccggcgtcgagagggctccgtctcgtcccgcacctactccgtcgccgccgacttgtgatgaggcgccccagacgcaagcgtcagagggagcccccgagccccctagattgggggtcgagggggaacccattaccatcagcgatacgtctgatggtaacgaagcttctgggggtgcccgccctatggaggaagaaACGTCGACCCCTCACGTCGCGGGGTCGACTCCCTGGCCTGCCGGCCTCtgcgccctcgaggagcagaagaagaagagggaggaggatgaacagcgggagcgcgaggcggcacgGCAACCGCAGGAGCATGAggcgcaacaacaacaactgcaGCAGcgtcagcaacagcagcagcagcagcaacagcaacggcAGCAAcggcaggggggccaagaggaggggcTGCTCGAACCCCCGCCCTAAGGTCCGGCCCAACTGGCGccgccggagccgcaagagcctGGTGAGCAAGAAGAggatctgccggtgtacggccccccgaccccagcgtggctcctcccgggggcacctgccgcgatccgggcagagccggggcgagcggatggagtggtggcgctcgcttgcatgatgcgcactccgaccgaccccgagtccgagatcaagaggacgatctacggcatggacgggatcgccccagggttcctccgggagcgtcgggcgtgggaggaccgcttcccttctgaagaggatgaggtcgggacgtcggggaccaaggacggtacctggaagacggtggacgacgacgggcggttcccgtgccttgtcgacctgttcctgcgccatgggggctccctcgagaccgtcgaggatctcatccgcggcgtaaaggcgcgggccgaccgggagatagagcactggtgccccgatcgcatccgcatccgggcctcccacgacccgtctgagcctaacatcttcctcgacgatcggaaggaggcagagaagtgggaacacgtcgaggagctccgcctttggatgaagcacgtggtggggctcctcgcagacgtcatcaacaacgggctcggcccggcttatttcgtaagtgcttTTCGAACTTCAATCCTTGTGGTGCCTTTTGGTTTTCGTGTTCTAACCATTCGACCCTTGGttcgcaggacatgaaagagacctcccgcatcaagtccagtttcatacacgccacgagaggcggctgggagcagcttcccctcctcaaggatcaactcctcgagtcgcaggaaaagctccttaaagcttataaggatctcatagcactcgaggaggagaagaaggcgagggaggctgccttggccgaggcccgagaagcctcgaagaaggcggaggaggagacgatgcagctacgggagcgggctcttacggtcgaggaggccgcgtccagagcccgggaggaggccctgtcctacaagagcgttatcgcggatctggacaaggagaagggcctccttaaatccgacctggactctctccgagagtccttccgaaagatgaaggtggagcatgtgaacggcgaggtcgccaggggcgccgcggaggaagccaagaagaaggccctcgaagatcttgaggcggagcgggctcgatcccgcagtctctctaacgacgtcgagcatgtgaagggagaattgctggagaagagtggggccattgcgcaggctggcaaggcgatcgaggatctccgcgttgctaacaccgagctggcacgctccaacaaagagatcgagggggccaacaccaggctggtcggcgagaacacggccctcgaggagaccgtacgcggtatgtttcctctatcagatttctttttccgaggtgtgcttagtttttcctaaggtctctttgtattggcttttacagggctcaagggcgaactcttggccgcccaagccgaggctcgcaacgccaaggctcagctcgaggcggaggttgctttgaaccgtcgagttcggacggcgataagtgatctctcgacctcttgggaggtcgagcctatggatgagtcgagggaggaagctcgaggcgacgccctggtcgaccagctgtgctatataggcgcgacgctgcgagatcgggtgcgggatgccctccacatcggggtgaagcgggcgatggcggttgtctgctcgggcttctcctacgacatggaggtggtgtctcatggcttcgtcaccgacatctccaagaccgacgcggagaacgaggagaggctccacgccttgatcgacgacgcggaggctcctggggaaaggttggctaagctttttgagcctgaggtgctccctcctgaggttaGCTCGggtggaggcgagggcggtgaggatcgtgccgcggactgaggcctgcgagcctgctcagggcgcctggggccccttgtatgatatttTGTTAATTCTGTTGCTAAGTGATACAAtgtctttttgtaattgttaaatgcttatttgtctttccgctcgaggtccttttacttctctttgttcctacgtttgtaccCCCTGCTCAATCTTTCGTCAgaaacaacctcgatcacctcaatggtgaggaagtgagtagagtttccgtagcccgggggcgtaggagttctccggctcgttgttccttggcctttgaggggctcgaggcgcctctgctactcgaaccgcgcaaggtttactaaataagaaaagaaagttgaaagtttcttggctttgtcgacgtttggggggggtcgtccccctggcagcccccgagggggtgttgactatgatgggtcatggtcggcatccccttttaacgtcgagactatgacttgtaactatttttggcacaaaaagaagtcgctcgagggaaagactttatttattcatgcgttcgtttacaaagtcttggtacaaaatgtaggaacgtaagtttaggacttctaggggtagaatcgacgtagctgttcgatgttccatgcgttggtgaagattgcccccttttcgtccgccaacttgtatgttcccggcttaaggacctcggccaccacatacgggccttcccaaggtggagtcagcttgtggcgtccttgattgctttgccggcgtcgtaggacaaggtcgcctacgttgaggtccctcttgcgcacgtgcttgtcgtggtagcgtcggagtttctgctgatatctggcagagttgaggagggccatgtctcgagcctcctcgagttggtcgaccgcgttttcttgagtttctttgttcgattgctcgttgtaagccttgagtcgaggtgacccatactcgaggtctgtggggaggatagcctcagagccgtagaccatgaagaacggggtgtattttgtggccctgcttggcgttgtcctaaggctccataggactgaggaaagctcctcgacccatttcttgccgaatttcttcaatcgattgtagatccttggcttgagtccttgcaaaatcatgtcgttggcacgctcgacctggccgttagttcgagggtgggctactgcagaccagttcacacggatatgatgttgatcgcagaaatccaagaactttctgccggtgaactgggtgccgttgtcggtgatgatgacattggggatcccaaaccgatggatgatgtcggtgaagaagaggacggcctgctcggagcggatgttggtgatgggtcgagcctcgatccatttggagaacttgtcaatggccaccagcaaatgggtgtatcctcctttcgccttttgtagaggtcctactaaatcgagcccccataccgcaaacggccaggtgatggggatcatctgaagagcgtgggcgggcagatgcgtctgcttggcgtagaactggcacccatgacacgagcgtacgagctcgatggcatccgccacggccgttggccagtagaagccttgtcaaaaagcgttccctacaagggtccgcggagcggcgtggtggccgcaagcccccgagtgcaggtcctcgaggagttttcggccttcttccacggtgatgcagcgttgtaagacccccatcgggctccgtcgatatagctcattgtcttcgccatagatcacatacgtcttggcccgtcgagcgatacgacgggcctctgaccgatcttctggcaactcgccgcggattaggcagtcgaggaatggcgtgcgccagtcgaatggtcgacctggcCGCCGTTCTACCTCCATGACTTCAGCTGCCATTAAGAGCGTGTCGACGATGTTGGTTGGCTGGGAATGAGCAGCGTcgatgccagcccccgagcctaagtcgacggacggctcgtggagatctcttgagaacgcgtcaggtggcaccgtgcctcgagtcgatgcgatcttggcgagttcgtcggctgcctcgttgtagcgtcgggcgacatggacaagctcgagaccatggaatttgtcctcgagtcgacggacttctttgcagtacgcttccattttcgggtcgtggcagctcgaggttttcattacttggtcaatgacgagttgggagtcacctcggacgtcgaggcgtcggactcctaactcgatagcgatcttgagaccattgacgagggcctcatattctgcgacattgttagatgcggcaaaatgaatcctgattacatacctcatgtggacgcctaagggtgagatgaacagcaggccggccccggccccagttttcatgagtgaaccgtctaaatacattgtccacagctccgcctggacctgagtcgggggaagctgggagtccgtccattccgcgacgaagtctaccagggcttgcgatttgatggccttctgaggcgcgtaagtgagagtctcactcatgagctcgaccgaccattttgctattcttcccgtggcctctttgctctggattatttcgcctaaagggaaagacgaaaccaccgtgatggggtgaccgaggaagtaatgctgcagcttgcggcgggcgaggattacggcgtagatcagcttctggatttggggataacgcgccttggtctccgaaagcacctcgctgacgaaatagagtggcctttggaccggcagcgcatgaccctcctcttgtctttcaaccaccactgccgcactgacgacctgagtcgtcgatgcgacgtagaggagtagcggctctgcaggttgaggtggaaccaggactggtgccgaggtcagcgtcttcttcagtctttcaagcgcttcctcggcctcgggggtccaagaaaagcgctcggccttcttcaggagtcgatacaatggtaacgccttttctcctagtctcgagatgaaacggctcagagctgccaggcatcccgtgactctctgcacacccttgatgtctcggatcggccccattctcgtgatggccgagactttctcggggttggcctcgatgccgcgctgcgaaacgatgtagcctaggagcatgcctcgaggcacaccgaaaacgcacttctcgggattgagcttgatccggttgGCACGTAGACAGCTAaaagcaatctcgaggtcctggattaggtcccctcgtcgctttgacttgacgacaatgtcgtcgacgtaggcctcgatcgttgaccctatgtgttcgccaaatacatggagcatgcaacgttggtacgtggcttccgcgtttcgaagcccaaatggcatggtcacgtagcaatacatcccaaaaggtgtgatgaaagaggtcgcgagctggtcggactccttcatttttatttggtggtaaccagaatatgcatcgaggaaagaaagggtttcacatcccgcggtagaatcgacaatctgatcaatacgtggcaatgggaaaggaacttttggacatgctttatttagactagtataatcgacacacatcctcattttcccattctttttcttaactaatacagggtttgctaaccagtcgggatgatgaacctccttgatgaatccggccgtcaaaagcttgtggacttcctcgccaatgatcttgcgcttctcctcgtcgaatcggcgcaaccgctgcttcactggcttggaaccggctcgaatctccaaggagtgctcggcgacttccctcggtatgcctggcatgtccgagggactccatgcaaacatgtcggcatttgcacggagaaagtcgacgagcacagcttcctatttggggtcgaggtcggtgctgatcgtcagcactttgccgtcggagttgttggggtcgagcgggatcttcttggttccttccgccgcctcgaagctgcccgcgtggcgcttaggctctggagcctcagcggccagggcctcgagcttcgcgacgagctcggtggagttctcgaccgcctccccgtactcgacgcactcgacgtcacactcgtacgcgtgctcgaaggaggaactgacagtgatgacgcctttgggaccgggcatcttcagcttcaagtaggtgtagttgggtatagccatgaacttggcgtagcccgggcgcccgatgatggcgtggtatgtgcctcggaacccaaccacctcgaaggtgagggtctccttcctgaagttggccgccgtgccgaagcagaccgtcaagtcaattcgacctactggcagcgccttttttcccggcacgacgccatggaaaccaccggcacttggttggagcttccctctatctatgccgaggaggtcgagggtctcgaggtagatgatgttgaggctgctgccaccatccatcagcactttcgagagccgggtgttgacgatgatggggtcgacgacgagcgggtagacgcctggggcgactaccttgtcggggtggtcctcttggtcgaaagtgataggagtgcttgaccagctaaggtactggggcaccgccattcttgccgcaaagacctcacgacgctcccttttgcgctgcctcgtggttaattgagtcgagggcccgccatagatcatgtagcagtcgtggacggcggggaaggcgtcgtcatctttgttgtcctccttgctgccgcccttctctttcttggagtcgtcacgcgcatcttttttgaaccccagaccgtcgaaatgctttctcagcatacgacagtccttgagcttgtggttggcgcctcccttatggtaaggacaCGGCtcttccaacatcttgtcgaagatgcctccatctggaggacctcgaggtttctttcgatccatggcggcgacaaggttgtcatcggaatcctcccggtggaactgccgcgctttctgcttctttttatttttcttgaggccccgactgggggtcccatcttcatcgatgggctgcttgccttttcttccttcagagctgaagaaggcgccgactgcctcctcccctgccgcgtagttggctactacgtccatcagctcgtcgacggtctgaggtcgattgcgacctaattcccgcaccaaatctcgactggtggtgcccgagacgaaCGCCAAGATGACATCGTGGTCAggtatgtgcggcagctcagtgtgctgctttgagaagcgtcgagcatactctcggagagtttctcctgacttctgcttacacttgctgaggtcccacgagttccctggccgtatgtaggtccctttgaagttaccctcgaagactctgaccagatcaacccagttgtggatctgatcggcggggagttcctcgagccatcgacgggcggtgtcggagaggaagagcgggagTTGTCTGATGatagctcgatcgtctcctcaagctccccccaactgacaggccagcctaaaatcggccagccataactctggtttggtctctccattgtacttcgcgatgctggtcgggggtcggaatggattgggcaggggcgtgctgcggatcgccctgctgaacacccgtgggcccggtggctcaggggccacccggtcctcgtcgctgtcgtatctcccgccgcgatgcgcgctgtaaccgcgctcttccgcgtctccgtgccggcggcgtcgattttcttcgatgtcgtgccgcgcgtcgtgtcgacgctgattgtcgacggggaggatgggagcggtctttctgcctcgagggggaggttgttgatggactgacacctccttttcgttttgaggctgttcgtcgcgcttctcagtggcagctcctcgtcgtcgagatgccgagctttcggcctgttgaactgccgccacctggagcaatgtctgtacctcatctcgaatgcgtcgggcctgggaattcgacggctctggcatgttacgcagcaacatcgttgctgccactacattctggcctgctcgagggaaacggctgacaggttgctctggctctgcgctGCCGACGATCtgacgatgtacctctcgagcgcgtctgcggacacttccgcccggcgggtagggcaggtcttgctcgaggatttgctcgagcaggacgaggcgctcgcggtctttgtcgagcttcatcttgagctcccgcagctgcgcgagctgcgcggttctgtcttcctgcggaggggggtcgacttgtccgtcgttcccaggtgtcctggggtcttctcgtgccgcgggggctcgaccgcccgcagcggcatcccgtgtctcatcggtagtttctaccgctccgtcgatgtgatagcattccctcgtagggtcgtagctatcagtctcggagtcggagtctggctcGGCGGTGTAGAAACACCCGCGCCCCTCCTCCAGCAatcgctgcctgagggaggtgatcgtgtaaCGTCCAGGGCCTAGACGACGAAGGCTTCGTacccgggaaaggtccggcagctcggacgctggCCGCTGCGCTTCCGAGccacgtgggaggaccgttggtctttccacgtacgtctgggcgtttgggcatatcgctctggcgagcgacgccgcggcgttgtccaatccgaatggcagtgccgctcttggagtgaacaacccgtgtggaagtagccaagcagcggtgggggagagcgcgcgagacgcgtcccctcccgtcgttgtgcggtgctgagtcgtcgcgcttgttgctccgccacgcggtgctgccgacttgtggcccacttcctgcctcgcacgagttgttggtcgtgatgaggcagaggggccgcggtggtgctgtccgcgcctcttcttaggcggggaggcgtggtggtgagggcgtctcggggccttcaaccgtgctggcgcaacgcgggctcctcctggtcctctgactgagagcaagataatgtcgtagccggagcccgtagacatgaactcgagactcccaaaccaaatcaccgtggagcgtggaattggcgaggcaagagtggccatctggaaaagagtgggaaatcgatgaaaaacacgcaggacccctacctggcgcgccaactgtcggtgttttccccacggggggtcacaccaacgagtaaatttgtatgcatgctccctttcccagatggtgatgcaagaagacactgagatttatcctggttcgggcaagagaaggccctacgtccagcggggggaggagagtttgtattatcttgcacctaagtgcttgtacaggggtgaatacaagcgcagtatgaagtgtggagctctactacgtatgagcgtggtcttgtccattctattcctgagtccctccttttatagttccaaggagagacccagggtacatgtataggtgtcagaataggagtcgatagcagcatggggcgctgacctactcgaggcttccgtactggcatggcctcgagccgtcccgtcttagtagcctggtgatgattacgcgtgcccttgcattctgctctgcgcgccgtcctggATTGGTTTACTGGATGTACGTCCGTACGACCcaacggcaaatccggcggagtggttgggatgtagtcagtcgacgcccaactcgtctcctggaaggatccctgtctggtcgagggtcggacgtcgtacgacgtcctgatgttgaagcgctgaccttggccatctcgagggggtcttgattagacactccATCTCCGTTTCCCACGTCCTGACACACCctgggccgtttggtggggaaggctgcaaaaagatcgatgggacagatgcctgttccctatcacgcctcccgtgacccatgtgttaggtggggaggcgccaggcgcatttaatgccccggctcgcgtgcgcgcgttaggcggctgcggcgtccttgcgctcgacgcctcccaattcgcgtgagcctgttccgtattcgacgttagccagagctcgacgcctgattgatTCACTCGACGctgtttccgtcttcgaggctacggtcgTCGATGGCCGTGCGTGTGTGCGGTCGAATCGAGGGGCTAGTTTTACGtgcggatggtctcgttatatgtGTTGGTGAGGGTACCTCTTGTGGATAGGGTTTaggtttagggttttagggtttagggtttaggcccTCGACAGATTCGTCCCTCAAATTAtaggcaaattgtgtaattaattattttttatctatatttaatcttCCATGCATGTACTGTAAGATTTGATTtgatgagaaattttgaaaaaaaaaataaaatttttggaaagTAAAGAAAGAGTAAGGCCCATTCAATCCAAACCGACCGACTCCGAGTCCTGTTCCAAATTCCGTTACGCCATCGCCACGGCCTATATAGGTCCCTCCGTCCGTCCATTGGAGTTCAACAATTCTCAGGCGGAAGTTACATCGTGACCAATTCAATCCAAAGTGACCGACTCGGAGTCGTGGTCCACGGCCTATATCAGTCGGTCCCTCCCTCAAGTTCAACAATTCATTCTCGTCCCCCCTGTCCTCTCGCATCCCAACCATCAACAATGGAAGAGGCACGAGTCGGTGAAAATTGGGGATTTGGGAATCTTGGTGGCCGGACATACACCATcaggcggcagcggcagcgcactcctcctcctccgccttctcctggcttggaggatccagaACCACATCCAGATGGGTCGGAAGAAGGAGAAAGTAGCAGTGGAGAAGGGGAATTCCAAGGACCTGTCAACATACGTGCTTATGGAGCTGCGCTTTGGGCGCTGCTGCAGCAGCAAGGCAAGCGTGGTCGTGTCACCGCCTCCAGCGACGCCGACATCCTGCGCCTGCTGCATGAGGTGACACCCGCCGGCTCCGGCTGCTGCAGCTCCGATTGCTGCGCCATCTGCCTGGAGGATTTCGATGATGCCGCCGCCGCTGATCCGCTGTCCCTAAGGGCCATGCCAAGCTGCTCCCACGTCTTTCACAAACACTGCATCCTCAAGTGGCTCCGCCTCAACGCCGTCTGCCCCGTCTGCCGCTGCCAGCTTCCCAcagaggatgaagatgatgagGAAGAGGCGAGGAGGTCCtccagcaggaggaggaggagcactgACCCTGACCTCGACGCCTGGCTTGCACTCGTCGCCCAGGCAAGAGAGAGGCAGAGGCACAACTAACCAGTGGATGCACGGCcagtggcaatggcaatggcaaatagttgtaTATGTCTTTGTTTAATCTATGTGCAGTAGCAAATAGTTGTATGATAATAAAATAATCAAAAGAGCCGTCAGATCCGATGATCTTGTTTTATCTCCTCCGATCCATCTTATTCAGTATAATGTAATGAAAGTATAGATACAGTATTTTCAATCTCAGCTACTGTCCTAGATATCTAGTATGCATACTTACTCAATATGCAACCCCTGATTATGACAATGGCTTCTGCTCTGCTCTCGTCTTCCTCTGTGCACGCCTTGACAGTTGACAGTCTATCTTATCCGGAGCAGCCGCGCTCCTCGAGTTCAATCAGATAATGATCAAGGAAACCTGTCGTGAATCCTGAACTCCATTTACATCGATCAATTCAAAAAGGTTCTTTACTTTTGCCGGCTCTGCACCATCAATCGTTAACACGTGCAGTTTCACAATCAGCTCGGTTACGGCACCAGAGACGTCCCCCAATCACCCCGGCCAGCAATGAGGTTTTGTATCAGAATCTGCCTCCAAATGGATGCTTGTCACTAGTTGTACGGTCGCCTTTCATATTCATGTCACAACAACGCTGAAGGAGAGGAGAGTGCCATGTCCGTATGATC contains:
- the LOC8057640 gene encoding E3 ubiquitin-protein ligase RING1 encodes the protein MEEARVGENWGFGNLGGRTYTIRRQRQRTPPPPPSPGLEDPEPHPDGSEEGESSSGEGEFQGPVNIRAYGAALWALLQQQGKRGRVTASSDADILRLLHEVTPAGSGCCSSDCCAICLEDFDDAAAADPLSLRAMPSCSHVFHKHCILKWLRLNAVCPVCRCQLPTEDEDDEEEARRSSSRRRRSTDPDLDAWLALVAQARERQRHN